The Polyangiaceae bacterium genome includes a region encoding these proteins:
- a CDS encoding efflux RND transporter periplasmic adaptor subunit, whose amino-acid sequence MSEDAQNGTQPGVVTDAVRDLEKQLRAEGARRWVRRLIVVGVIVAAVVGFASYRRATRPPPAPRFSTEAVEQRDIVEQVQSTGSVKPLTEVQVGAQVSGRIVKVHVDFNSKVKKGDLLAEIDPTLYGAQVSQSGAQLKAAEASLKRAQARLATSKASLKRLQGLKAEGIASPADVEQAQGEHDVADADVAASSAQISQIRAQLSGARTTLAYARIFSPIDGIVVNRAVDSGQTVAASFAAPVLFVIAQDLSKMQVLAEIDEADVGKIAEQMKAEVVVDAFVGEKFQGTVTQVRFSPNNVQGVVTYSAVIEVSNPELKLRPGMTATVTIKTREAKSSLAVRNAALRFRPLPEKDEDGKPKPVKPPPPLDPGKGRIYLVAGGAPGSETLEDRVVGVGITDGVWTELKDAGDLAAGRPIVVEQREEKKQKRFGMF is encoded by the coding sequence ATGAGTGAGGACGCCCAGAACGGCACACAACCCGGGGTCGTGACCGACGCGGTTCGCGACCTCGAGAAGCAGCTTCGCGCCGAGGGGGCTCGCCGCTGGGTCCGGCGCTTGATCGTCGTCGGCGTGATCGTGGCTGCCGTAGTCGGCTTCGCCAGCTATCGCCGCGCGACGCGGCCGCCGCCGGCCCCGCGCTTCAGCACCGAAGCCGTCGAGCAGCGCGACATCGTCGAGCAGGTGCAGTCCACCGGCAGCGTGAAGCCGCTGACGGAGGTGCAGGTCGGGGCGCAGGTCTCGGGGCGGATCGTCAAGGTGCACGTCGACTTCAACAGCAAGGTGAAGAAGGGCGACCTGCTCGCCGAGATCGACCCCACGCTGTACGGCGCGCAGGTGAGTCAGAGCGGTGCCCAGCTCAAGGCGGCGGAGGCCAGCCTGAAGCGCGCCCAAGCTCGCCTCGCCACCTCGAAGGCGAGCCTGAAGCGGCTGCAAGGGCTGAAGGCCGAAGGCATCGCGAGCCCTGCCGACGTCGAGCAGGCGCAGGGCGAGCACGACGTCGCCGACGCCGACGTGGCGGCCTCTTCGGCCCAGATCTCCCAGATCCGCGCGCAGCTCTCCGGCGCGCGGACGACGCTGGCGTACGCGCGAATCTTCTCGCCCATCGACGGGATCGTCGTGAACCGCGCGGTCGACTCCGGTCAGACCGTGGCCGCGAGCTTCGCGGCGCCGGTGCTGTTCGTGATCGCGCAGGATCTGTCCAAGATGCAGGTGCTGGCCGAGATCGACGAGGCGGACGTGGGCAAGATCGCCGAGCAGATGAAGGCGGAGGTCGTGGTGGACGCCTTCGTGGGCGAAAAATTCCAGGGCACCGTCACCCAGGTCCGCTTCAGCCCGAACAACGTCCAGGGCGTGGTGACGTACTCGGCGGTGATCGAGGTGTCGAACCCGGAGCTGAAGCTCAGGCCGGGGATGACGGCGACCGTGACCATCAAGACCCGCGAGGCCAAGAGCTCCCTCGCCGTGCGCAACGCGGCGCTGCGCTTCCGCCCGCTTCCCGAAAAAGACGAGGACGGCAAGCCGAAGCCCGTGAAGCCGCCGCCGCCCCTCGACCCGGGCAAGGGGCGCATCTACCTCGTCGCCGGTGGCGCTCCAGGCTCCGAGACGCTGGAGGACCGGGTGGTGGGCGTGGGCATCACCGACGGCGTGTGGACGGAGCTGAAGGACGCGGGCGACCTCGCCGCCGGTCGGCCCATCGTGGTCGAGCAGCGCGAAGAGAAGAAGCAGAAGCGCTTCGGCATGTTCTGA
- a CDS encoding M20/M25/M40 family metallo-hydrolase has translation MQNLALNEPRFLGLLSELVALGPRLANSPSAGLVPEEKLAADRVLARLAPHVAAGRLSAELLAAPGHEGRPNLVLTLPGRGSGIVGFVGAHFDVVPADREGEGWQRDPWALEVEGDVLYGRGVTDCLGHVALLTDLLVELCERGIQPNRTVKVVLISNEEEAPIPEIGLDYAASVGALDDLAAGTIYWLDSADFGPTVGTGGMAMWRLEATGVGGHSGFTQNCVNALELAGATSRALVEWFEQKFPAHPDEARWGFLSSSSLKATRMHVPNDKVTKIPALAVVEGDIRLTPFYDMEAAIGGAAAFVADIDRRIEAGDPPRGFPRTRTQGGERGRVRLEPIGRSMEGIACKLDSPGLEALSRAIGAARAGEPPKAYSMTGSLPLVRDLQRRGFDVQITGFGRSNYYHAPNEQAELEHFRQGYRILVELCG, from the coding sequence GTGCAGAACCTGGCTTTGAACGAACCTCGATTCCTCGGCCTGCTGTCGGAGCTCGTCGCCCTGGGTCCCCGGTTGGCGAACTCGCCGTCGGCGGGGTTGGTGCCGGAGGAGAAGCTGGCCGCCGACCGCGTGCTCGCGCGGCTCGCTCCCCACGTGGCGGCGGGGCGACTCTCCGCGGAGCTCTTGGCGGCTCCCGGCCACGAGGGCCGGCCGAACTTGGTGCTCACGCTCCCAGGCCGGGGCTCCGGCATCGTGGGCTTCGTCGGCGCGCACTTCGACGTCGTGCCGGCGGATCGGGAAGGCGAGGGCTGGCAACGCGACCCCTGGGCGCTCGAGGTGGAGGGCGACGTCCTCTACGGACGTGGCGTCACCGACTGCCTGGGTCACGTCGCGCTCTTGACGGACTTGCTGGTCGAGCTGTGCGAGCGCGGGATTCAGCCGAACCGCACCGTGAAGGTCGTGCTGATTTCCAACGAGGAGGAGGCGCCCATCCCGGAGATCGGCCTCGACTACGCGGCCAGCGTGGGGGCCCTCGACGACCTCGCGGCCGGGACCATCTACTGGCTCGACAGCGCCGACTTCGGTCCCACCGTCGGCACCGGCGGCATGGCGATGTGGCGGCTCGAGGCCACGGGGGTCGGCGGCCACTCCGGCTTCACGCAGAACTGCGTCAACGCCCTCGAGCTCGCGGGCGCCACCTCTCGCGCGCTGGTCGAGTGGTTCGAGCAGAAATTCCCCGCGCACCCCGACGAGGCACGTTGGGGGTTCTTGTCGAGCTCGTCCCTCAAGGCCACGCGCATGCACGTGCCGAACGACAAGGTCACGAAGATCCCCGCGCTGGCCGTGGTGGAAGGGGACATCCGGCTCACGCCCTTTTACGACATGGAAGCCGCGATCGGCGGCGCGGCGGCCTTCGTGGCGGACATCGACCGACGCATCGAGGCGGGCGATCCCCCGCGGGGCTTCCCGCGCACCCGCACCCAAGGCGGCGAGCGCGGTCGCGTGCGGCTCGAGCCCATCGGCCGCAGCATGGAAGGCATTGCCTGCAAGCTCGACTCGCCGGGGCTCGAGGCGCTCTCGCGTGCCATCGGCGCGGCGCGCGCCGGCGAGCCGCCGAAGGCGTACAGCATGACCGGCTCGCTCCCCCTGGTGCGCGACCTGCAACGCCGCGGCTTCGACGTGCAGATCACCGGCTTCGGGCGCAGCAACTACTACCACGCGCCCAACGAGCAAGCGGAGCTCGAGCACTTCCGGCAGGGCTATCGCATCCTGGTCGAGCTCTGCGGCTGA
- a CDS encoding ABC transporter ATP-binding protein, with the protein MSSLIRLSGVCKDYLTGPEVVHALADVELEIGAGELCAVVGTSGSGKSTLMNILGCLDRPTRGRYELAGIDVTERSIDQRALVRNRLIGFVFQGFNLLPRTTALENVELPLVYRGVSGRDRFRRAARALAQVGLADRAHHTPAQLSGGQQQRVAIARALVTNPPLLLADEPTGNLDTRTSHEVLALLQALSEDHGITVVIVTHEADIAACARRIITVRDGRIFRDERNENPRVAAAVESRP; encoded by the coding sequence ATGTCGTCGCTCATCCGACTCAGCGGCGTGTGCAAAGACTACCTGACCGGCCCGGAGGTCGTGCACGCCCTCGCCGACGTCGAGCTCGAGATCGGCGCCGGCGAGCTGTGCGCCGTCGTGGGAACGAGCGGCAGCGGCAAAAGCACGCTGATGAACATCCTGGGCTGTCTGGACCGCCCCACCCGCGGCCGCTACGAGCTGGCGGGCATCGACGTGACCGAGCGCTCCATCGACCAGCGGGCGCTGGTCCGAAACCGCCTGATCGGCTTCGTGTTCCAAGGTTTCAACCTGCTCCCGCGCACCACGGCGCTGGAGAACGTCGAGCTGCCGCTGGTGTACCGCGGGGTGAGCGGTCGCGACCGGTTCCGCCGTGCCGCCCGCGCGCTGGCGCAGGTGGGCCTGGCGGATCGCGCGCACCACACGCCGGCGCAGCTCTCCGGCGGGCAGCAGCAGCGCGTGGCCATCGCCCGCGCGCTGGTCACGAACCCGCCGCTCCTGCTCGCGGACGAGCCGACCGGCAACCTGGATACGCGCACCAGCCACGAGGTCCTTGCGCTGCTCCAGGCGCTCTCCGAGGACCACGGCATCACCGTCGTGATCGTCACCCACGAAGCCGACATCGCGGCCTGTGCCCGCCGCATCATCACGGTGCGCGACGGCCGCATATTCCGCGACGAGAGGAACGAGAACCCCCGGGTCGCCGCCGCCGTGGAGAGCAGGCCATGA
- the acs gene encoding acetate--CoA ligase — translation MSNSKAIGTYSAENRHFEPSPGFRELARVGSKEEYERLYRESLSSPDTFWKRETSELVLRKPWTEVTVGELPHVKWFVGAELNVTESCLDRHLAARKDKRAIVWESEPGEVRTLTYGELHAEVVRFAAALRGLGVKKGDRVAIYMGMVPEVVVGMLACARIGAAHSVVFGGFAAESLRDRINDCQAKLVLTQDGAWRRGQVVPLKTTVDKAVESTPSVEKVVVLRRLGDERCPVELRAGRDVWWHELAASADPAAGAPEIVDAEHPLFILYTSGSTGKPKGVLHTTGGYLAGTHVSTKYVFDLRDDDLYWCTADVGWITGHSYIVYGPLSNGATCLMYEGAPNFPDWGRFWQIVQKHRVSILYTAPTAIRAFIRAGNDWVTKHDRSSLRLLGTVGEPINPEAWIWYHEIVGDRRCPIVDTWWQTETGAIMLVTLPGAVFSKPGSTGLPFFGVKPEVVTSDGEAVGPNEGGLLVLRQSWPSMLRTIWGDDERFVQQYFSEIPGNYFTGDGARSDEDGYFHVVGRIDDVLNVSGHRIGTAEIESALVSHASVAEAAAVGRPDDLKGQALVVFVTLKPGFGAGPELAKLLKDHVGQEIGKFAAPDDIRFAESLPKTRSGKIMRRLLKDIAAGRETQGDTSTLEDLNVLAKLRAPDE, via the coding sequence ATGAGCAACAGCAAGGCCATCGGCACCTACTCCGCGGAGAACCGCCACTTCGAGCCCAGCCCGGGCTTCCGCGAGCTGGCGCGCGTCGGCAGCAAGGAAGAGTACGAGCGCCTCTACCGCGAGAGCCTCTCGTCACCGGACACGTTCTGGAAGCGCGAGACGAGTGAGCTCGTCCTCCGAAAGCCCTGGACCGAGGTCACCGTCGGCGAGCTGCCCCACGTGAAGTGGTTCGTCGGCGCCGAGCTCAACGTGACCGAGAGCTGCCTCGACCGGCACCTCGCTGCGCGGAAGGACAAGCGCGCCATCGTCTGGGAGAGCGAACCTGGGGAGGTCCGCACCCTGACCTACGGCGAGCTCCACGCAGAGGTGGTCCGCTTCGCCGCGGCGCTGCGCGGGCTCGGCGTGAAGAAGGGCGATCGCGTCGCCATCTACATGGGCATGGTGCCGGAGGTGGTGGTGGGCATGCTGGCTTGCGCCCGCATCGGCGCGGCCCACAGCGTCGTTTTCGGGGGTTTCGCCGCGGAGTCGCTGCGGGACCGCATCAACGACTGCCAGGCCAAGCTCGTCCTGACCCAGGACGGCGCCTGGCGTCGTGGCCAGGTGGTGCCGCTCAAGACCACGGTGGACAAGGCGGTCGAGAGCACCCCCAGCGTCGAGAAGGTCGTCGTGCTCAGGCGCCTCGGCGACGAGCGCTGCCCGGTGGAGCTACGGGCCGGGCGCGACGTGTGGTGGCACGAGCTGGCCGCGAGCGCCGATCCGGCGGCCGGCGCGCCGGAGATCGTGGACGCCGAGCACCCGCTGTTCATCCTCTACACCTCAGGCTCCACCGGCAAGCCGAAGGGCGTCCTCCACACCACGGGGGGCTACCTGGCCGGGACGCACGTCAGCACCAAATACGTGTTCGACCTGCGCGATGACGACCTCTACTGGTGTACCGCCGACGTGGGCTGGATCACCGGCCACAGCTACATCGTCTACGGTCCGCTCTCGAACGGCGCCACGTGCCTGATGTACGAGGGCGCGCCGAACTTCCCGGATTGGGGTCGCTTCTGGCAGATCGTGCAGAAGCACCGCGTCAGCATCCTGTACACCGCGCCGACGGCCATCCGCGCCTTCATCCGCGCCGGCAACGACTGGGTGACGAAGCACGATCGGTCCAGCTTGCGCCTGCTCGGGACGGTGGGCGAGCCCATCAATCCAGAGGCCTGGATCTGGTACCACGAGATCGTGGGCGACAGGCGTTGCCCGATCGTGGACACGTGGTGGCAGACCGAGACCGGTGCGATCATGCTGGTGACGCTCCCGGGCGCGGTGTTCAGCAAGCCCGGCTCGACGGGGTTGCCCTTCTTCGGGGTGAAGCCGGAGGTGGTGACCAGCGACGGTGAGGCCGTGGGTCCGAACGAAGGCGGGCTGCTCGTCCTGCGCCAGTCGTGGCCCAGCATGCTGCGCACCATCTGGGGCGACGACGAGCGCTTCGTGCAGCAGTACTTCAGCGAAATCCCCGGCAACTACTTCACGGGTGACGGCGCTCGCTCGGACGAAGACGGCTACTTTCACGTGGTCGGTCGCATCGACGACGTGCTGAACGTCTCGGGGCATCGCATCGGCACCGCGGAGATCGAGAGCGCGTTGGTCTCGCATGCGTCGGTGGCCGAGGCAGCCGCGGTGGGCCGTCCCGACGACTTGAAGGGTCAGGCGTTGGTGGTGTTCGTGACCCTGAAGCCCGGCTTCGGCGCCGGCCCGGAGCTGGCGAAGTTGCTGAAGGACCACGTGGGCCAGGAGATCGGCAAGTTCGCCGCTCCGGACGACATCCGCTTCGCCGAGAGCCTACCCAAGACGCGCAGCGGGAAGATCATGCGCCGACTGCTCAAGGACATCGCCGCGGGCCGCGAGACCCAGGGCGACACCTCCACGCTCGAAGATCTGAACGTGCTCGCGAAGCTGCGCGCGCCCGACGAGTGA
- a CDS encoding protein kinase, translating into MGRREEDVDEDLCGTVVAGKYRVERLIGRGGMGAVYEATNVAIGKRVALKFLDREAARDADAVARFQREAEAAGAVESAHIVHIFDSGSSEDGRPFLVMELLSGEDLRSRLKREGRLPVADAIHITGQVLRALARAHAAGIVHRDLKPDNVFLCRRDDDPTFVKLVDFGISKITRRETTLDTLTRRGVVLGTAFYMSPEQAQALRDIDGRSDLFSVGAILFEALAGRPPHVGSVYEAVLIDICTKDAPDIRTLVPEVPEPVAEVIARSLRREREARWQDANDFYDGLALAAPGLLRTGGLGLPRAPLSSGADTNPIGKPASAVEAKVVTAEGTAVHPSVPGDARAQARRTLVAVIVAALGAFALTALLMTRRGGGSDSPPVQPTAASAPAAALPSSPSPAPSLSVAPEVPDAAVSAHKPVRPAKPGAKPAASTPSATPVKPGPAGVATGLTLDTKGP; encoded by the coding sequence ATGGGTCGCCGAGAGGAGGACGTCGACGAGGATCTCTGCGGCACGGTCGTCGCGGGGAAGTACCGAGTCGAGCGCCTGATCGGTCGGGGCGGCATGGGCGCGGTCTACGAGGCGACCAACGTCGCCATCGGCAAGCGCGTCGCGCTGAAGTTCCTGGACCGAGAGGCCGCCCGCGACGCCGACGCGGTGGCGCGCTTTCAGCGCGAAGCGGAGGCCGCGGGAGCGGTCGAGAGCGCGCACATCGTCCACATCTTCGACTCCGGCAGCTCGGAGGACGGGCGCCCGTTCCTGGTGATGGAGCTCTTGAGCGGCGAGGATCTGCGCTCCCGGCTCAAGCGCGAGGGGCGCTTGCCGGTGGCCGACGCCATCCACATCACCGGGCAGGTGCTCCGCGCTTTGGCCCGCGCCCACGCGGCGGGCATCGTGCACCGCGACCTGAAGCCGGACAACGTCTTCCTGTGCCGGCGCGACGACGACCCCACGTTCGTCAAGCTCGTGGACTTCGGCATCTCCAAGATCACGCGTCGCGAGACCACGCTGGACACGCTCACACGCCGCGGCGTGGTGCTCGGGACCGCGTTCTACATGTCGCCAGAGCAGGCCCAGGCGCTGCGCGACATCGACGGGCGTTCGGATCTGTTCAGCGTCGGCGCCATCTTGTTCGAGGCCCTGGCAGGCCGGCCGCCGCACGTCGGCTCGGTCTACGAGGCCGTGCTGATCGACATCTGCACCAAGGACGCGCCGGACATCCGCACGCTCGTGCCGGAGGTCCCCGAGCCCGTGGCGGAGGTGATCGCCCGCTCGCTCCGCCGCGAGCGCGAGGCGCGCTGGCAAGACGCGAACGACTTCTACGACGGCCTGGCCTTGGCCGCGCCGGGCCTGCTCCGCACCGGTGGCCTCGGGTTGCCGCGAGCTCCGCTCTCGAGCGGGGCGGACACGAACCCGATCGGCAAGCCCGCGTCCGCGGTCGAAGCCAAGGTGGTGACGGCCGAAGGCACCGCCGTTCATCCGAGCGTCCCGGGCGACGCGCGAGCTCAAGCCCGACGCACGTTGGTGGCGGTGATCGTGGCGGCCCTGGGCGCCTTCGCCCTGACGGCGCTGCTCATGACCCGCCGCGGGGGCGGCTCCGACTCGCCGCCGGTCCAGCCAACGGCCGCCAGCGCACCCGCCGCCGCTCTTCCGAGCTCGCCGAGCCCGGCGCCCTCGCTCTCCGTTGCGCCCGAAGTGCCGGATGCGGCGGTGAGCGCGCACAAGCCCGTGCGCCCCGCCAAGCCGGGAGCAAAACCCGCGGCCTCGACCCCGAGCGCGACCCCGGTCAAACCGGGGCCCGCCGGCGTCGCGACCGGGCTCACCCTGGACACCAAGGGGCCGTAG
- a CDS encoding PEGA domain-containing protein yields the protein MASPAFAQPAATAPAAQEDPKTSEARAHFQNGVKLFNSRNWQGALAEFDAAYKLKPGPSSLKNIALCQKELFRYSDAVDTLKKLLDRHGKELSEDEGRSVREAITELGSLVGSIVVRVTPAEARVFLDGRALEPRELGTSIQLNTGEHVLVAEAPGYAKIARTIRVAGAQKDVPVEFALVANAGFVSITSQDPKAAIAIDGKALAFSSWRGPLDPGRHYVQVYRDGFKQFEQAFIVEVGKNIDIEAVLTPDDRTGPRPGDPKPPQQRGWYALAALSGIGLRNAPGGLEIDQSQVTGSSLGVRAGYRVWTPVAVELLLEGGKHEVDKACDTGVSSRKCGTSNAFERSFTLDSVRFGPNLRIMSAGESLRFTSVVGAGAVRHELDLDPPDSTEPGANEAMRGGNAKGWDPYFLLEVGAQYNWGHVLLELCGLVFIDGASNAKGRLDDGKSWTPFEDTGGLIMGGIGLRGGWSEWKPR from the coding sequence GTGGCGAGCCCCGCCTTTGCCCAACCCGCGGCGACCGCCCCCGCCGCCCAGGAGGATCCGAAGACGAGCGAGGCGCGCGCTCACTTCCAGAACGGGGTGAAGCTCTTCAACAGCAGGAACTGGCAGGGCGCTCTCGCCGAGTTCGACGCGGCCTACAAGCTGAAGCCGGGGCCCAGCTCGCTGAAGAACATCGCGCTCTGTCAGAAGGAGCTCTTCCGCTACTCCGACGCGGTCGACACGCTGAAGAAGCTCCTCGACCGCCACGGCAAGGAGCTGTCGGAGGACGAGGGCCGGTCGGTGCGCGAGGCCATCACCGAGCTCGGCTCGCTGGTGGGCAGCATCGTGGTGCGAGTCACCCCCGCCGAGGCCCGGGTGTTCCTGGACGGCCGCGCGCTCGAGCCGCGGGAGCTCGGGACGAGCATCCAGCTGAACACCGGCGAGCACGTGCTGGTCGCCGAGGCCCCCGGCTACGCCAAGATCGCCCGCACCATCCGCGTCGCGGGCGCGCAGAAGGACGTGCCGGTGGAGTTCGCGCTCGTGGCGAACGCCGGCTTCGTGTCCATCACCAGCCAGGACCCAAAGGCGGCCATCGCCATCGACGGCAAGGCCCTGGCCTTCTCGTCCTGGCGCGGGCCGCTCGACCCCGGCCGACACTACGTGCAGGTCTACCGCGACGGCTTCAAGCAGTTCGAGCAGGCCTTCATCGTCGAGGTCGGCAAGAACATCGACATCGAGGCGGTGCTCACCCCCGACGACCGGACCGGGCCGAGACCTGGTGACCCCAAGCCGCCGCAGCAGCGCGGCTGGTACGCGCTCGCCGCGCTCTCCGGCATCGGCCTGCGCAACGCTCCCGGGGGCCTCGAGATCGACCAGAGCCAGGTCACCGGCAGCTCGCTCGGCGTGCGCGCGGGCTATCGGGTGTGGACCCCGGTCGCGGTGGAGTTGCTCCTGGAAGGCGGAAAGCACGAGGTCGACAAGGCCTGCGACACCGGCGTCAGCTCGCGCAAGTGCGGTACGTCGAACGCCTTCGAGCGCTCCTTCACCCTCGACTCGGTGCGCTTCGGACCGAACCTCCGGATCATGAGCGCCGGCGAGTCGCTGCGCTTCACCTCGGTGGTGGGCGCCGGAGCCGTGCGCCACGAGCTCGACCTCGACCCGCCCGACTCGACCGAGCCCGGGGCGAACGAGGCCATGCGCGGGGGCAACGCCAAGGGCTGGGACCCGTATTTTCTGCTCGAGGTCGGCGCCCAGTACAACTGGGGGCACGTCCTGCTCGAGCTGTGCGGCCTCGTTTTCATCGACGGAGCCAGCAACGCCAAGGGCAGGCTCGACGACGGCAAGAGCTGGACGCCGTTCGAAGACACCGGCGGGCTGATCATGGGCGGGATCGGCCTGCGTGGCGGCTGGAGCGAGTGGAAGCCCAGATAG
- a CDS encoding sigma-70 family RNA polymerase sigma factor yields MSQKSDRELVDAARKGDAESFGVLVRRHQKRIYRLAVHLLRDAAEAEDVTQDTFVRAYGALDRFDGRSEPFTWMYRIAVNLSLNAIRSRKSGRKATTPDDPRIEGLLADRKSVEADPARLASDRQAALALADGIDQLSETLRTTLILVSVDGLSHGEAAAVLGCPEGTVAWRVHEARKKLRAHLASVGHPEDSGKS; encoded by the coding sequence ATGTCTCAGAAGAGCGACCGCGAGCTGGTGGATGCGGCCCGGAAGGGAGACGCCGAGTCGTTCGGCGTCCTGGTGCGGCGCCATCAGAAGCGCATCTACCGACTCGCGGTGCATTTGTTGCGCGATGCCGCGGAAGCCGAAGACGTGACTCAAGACACATTCGTGCGGGCCTATGGCGCGCTCGACCGCTTCGACGGACGTAGCGAGCCCTTCACTTGGATGTATCGGATCGCCGTGAACCTCTCCTTGAATGCGATTCGCTCCCGCAAGTCGGGGCGCAAGGCGACCACGCCGGACGATCCTCGCATCGAGGGGCTCTTGGCGGACCGGAAGAGCGTCGAAGCGGATCCGGCGCGCCTCGCCTCCGATCGCCAGGCTGCGCTGGCGCTGGCGGATGGTATCGATCAGCTGAGCGAGACCTTGCGCACGACTCTGATCTTGGTCAGCGTCGACGGCCTCTCGCACGGCGAAGCAGCGGCTGTTCTCGGGTGCCCCGAAGGCACCGTGGCGTGGCGCGTCCACGAAGCGCGGAAGAAGCTGCGTGCGCACCTCGCGAGCGTTGGTCATCCTGAAGATTCGGGCAAATCATGA
- the rpsT gene encoding 30S ribosomal protein S20, whose product MANHPSAQKRNRQRVVRTERNRAAKSTVRSAVKKARAAIASGDKAAAKASVASASTALAKAAKKGVLHKNSASRVTSRIQTALGKLG is encoded by the coding sequence ATGGCGAACCACCCCTCTGCACAGAAGCGTAACCGACAGCGCGTCGTGCGCACCGAGCGCAACCGCGCGGCCAAGAGCACCGTCCGCTCCGCCGTGAAGAAGGCCCGCGCGGCCATCGCCAGCGGTGACAAAGCCGCGGCGAAGGCCAGCGTGGCCTCCGCGAGCACGGCGCTGGCCAAGGCCGCCAAGAAGGGCGTCCTGCACAAGAACTCGGCTTCGCGCGTGACCTCGCGCATCCAGACCGCGCTCGGCAAGCTCGGCTGA
- a CDS encoding ABC transporter permease encodes MNAILTSFRMAMLALVRQRLRSLLTSVGILIGVAAVVLVAALGTGARSEIDKQIQSLGSNVVFIFSQPAAKSGAKSRANMGMGLTERDAEAIRREATAVTAVTVYSEVNAQVVSELGNGKIGVMGVDESYFEVRGYEVATGRRFNESEAQTKAKVALIAPTAQQKLFGNQDPVGRWVRVGKHPFQIIGTLRSKGQSPFEDQDDRLLIPIGTWRSRVVPTLGDRVQLVMASAKSAEHSSEAERQVRQILMQRHQIAEGEEPDFRIGTQQEFQRMQEGIFTVLTVLLLSVAAISLLVGGVGVMNIMLVGVTERTREIGIRMAIGAKPGDIQAQFLLESIALTLFGGLAGILTATLLMLAFAKELGFPMRLSPEAVGVALSTSVIIGLAFGFWPARRAAHLDPIEALRHE; translated from the coding sequence ATGAACGCGATCCTGACGTCGTTCCGCATGGCGATGCTCGCGCTGGTGCGGCAGCGACTGCGCTCGCTCCTCACCTCGGTGGGGATCTTGATCGGCGTCGCCGCGGTGGTGCTGGTGGCGGCCCTGGGCACCGGCGCGCGGAGCGAGATCGACAAGCAGATCCAGAGCCTGGGCTCCAACGTGGTCTTCATCTTCTCGCAGCCGGCGGCCAAGAGCGGCGCCAAGTCCCGGGCCAACATGGGCATGGGGCTCACCGAGCGGGACGCCGAGGCCATCCGTCGGGAGGCCACCGCGGTCACGGCGGTCACGGTCTACTCGGAGGTCAACGCTCAGGTCGTCAGCGAGCTCGGCAACGGGAAGATAGGCGTGATGGGCGTGGACGAGAGCTACTTCGAGGTGCGGGGCTACGAAGTGGCGACGGGGCGGCGCTTCAACGAGAGCGAGGCCCAGACCAAGGCGAAGGTCGCGCTGATCGCGCCGACGGCCCAGCAGAAGCTCTTCGGCAACCAGGATCCGGTCGGCCGCTGGGTGCGCGTCGGCAAGCACCCCTTCCAGATCATCGGCACGCTGCGCTCGAAGGGGCAGTCTCCCTTCGAGGACCAGGACGACCGGCTCCTGATCCCGATCGGCACTTGGCGTTCGCGGGTCGTCCCGACCCTGGGGGATCGCGTGCAGCTGGTGATGGCCTCGGCCAAGAGCGCCGAGCACTCCAGCGAGGCGGAGCGGCAGGTGCGGCAGATCCTGATGCAGCGTCACCAGATCGCCGAGGGTGAGGAGCCGGACTTCCGCATCGGAACCCAGCAGGAGTTCCAGAGGATGCAGGAGGGGATCTTCACGGTGCTGACCGTGCTGCTGTTGTCGGTGGCCGCGATTTCGCTCCTGGTGGGCGGCGTCGGCGTGATGAACATCATGCTGGTCGGGGTCACCGAGCGCACGCGGGAGATCGGCATCCGCATGGCCATCGGCGCCAAGCCCGGCGACATCCAGGCTCAGTTCCTGCTGGAGTCGATCGCGCTCACGCTGTTCGGGGGCCTGGCGGGCATCCTGACGGCGACGCTCTTGATGCTCGCGTTCGCCAAGGAGCTCGGCTTCCCGATGCGGCTCAGCCCCGAGGCCGTGGGGGTGGCGCTCTCCACCAGCGTGATCATCGGGCTCGCGTTCGGGTTCTGGCCCGCGCGGCGCGCCGCACACCTCGACCCCATCGAGGCGCTGCGCCATGAGTAG